A stretch of Neisseria subflava DNA encodes these proteins:
- a CDS encoding lytic transglycosylase domain-containing protein produces the protein MNVQRLFPLSLSLITAAVLSACSTQNTPTASNTETVVQPKSTSIPSRRADSESKILSDYSQYQSAIDAAKRGDDAWVQQFLSQASDSAMAENVRNEWLKTLGARGQWDLFRQEFSKLNAAGVAQEVQCYADLSSGNYSKAAELVRVTSKLPAGCTRLVESAAASGRLNTNDAWRRVRGLLSNSQTTDARNLAAALGSPFEGGAQGATEYSLLSVIGKDARKSASAAATLSDMESGLSREQRSFAWGVLGHYHAQSQNMPTALSYYGRVSDRKQLTDEQLEWYARAALRLQRWDELASVIQHMPEKLQKDPTWQYWLGRSFAAQGKSSQAKEMYEKAAASGRNFYAVMAGEELGRRINTRNNVSDADAKDVRRMSEDGAIKRALVLFKNSQSNGDSKMRRQAQAEWRFATRDFNEDNLLTAAQVAFDNQFYDMAINSADRTDHKLNYKLRYLSPFKDLTVHYAAQAGVDPAWVYGLIRQESRFVMGAQSSVGAQGLMQVMPATAREIAGKIGMSSSELYTMDGNIRMGTWYMADAKRRLQNNEVMATAGYNAGPGRARNWQASSPLEGAIYAETIPFTETRDYVKKVMTNATYYASLFNEPQTSLKQRMGTVPGRY, from the coding sequence ATGAACGTTCAACGTCTTTTCCCTCTCTCCCTCAGCTTGATTACCGCCGCTGTTTTATCGGCGTGCTCCACCCAAAACACACCGACTGCTTCGAATACCGAAACCGTCGTTCAGCCTAAATCTACTTCTATTCCTTCACGCCGCGCCGACAGCGAATCCAAAATCCTGTCCGATTACAGCCAATACCAAAGCGCCATCGATGCCGCCAAACGCGGTGACGATGCTTGGGTACAACAATTTTTATCCCAAGCCAGCGACAGCGCAATGGCTGAAAACGTCCGCAACGAATGGCTGAAAACCTTGGGCGCGCGCGGCCAATGGGATTTGTTCCGTCAAGAATTCAGTAAATTGAACGCTGCCGGCGTCGCACAAGAAGTGCAATGTTATGCCGATTTGAGCAGCGGCAATTACAGCAAAGCCGCCGAGCTGGTTCGCGTGACTAGCAAACTGCCTGCCGGTTGTACCCGCTTGGTTGAAAGCGCGGCAGCCTCAGGCCGTCTGAACACCAACGACGCATGGCGTCGCGTGCGCGGCTTGTTGAGCAACAGTCAAACCACAGATGCACGCAACCTCGCCGCCGCATTGGGCAGCCCCTTTGAAGGTGGCGCACAAGGTGCGACCGAATACAGCCTGTTGAGCGTGATCGGCAAAGATGCACGCAAATCCGCTTCTGCCGCCGCCACCCTGTCTGACATGGAATCCGGCCTCAGCCGCGAACAACGCAGCTTCGCATGGGGCGTATTGGGCCACTACCATGCACAAAGCCAAAACATGCCGACTGCTTTAAGCTACTACGGCCGCGTTTCCGACCGCAAACAACTGACCGACGAACAATTAGAATGGTACGCACGCGCCGCTCTGCGCCTGCAACGTTGGGACGAATTGGCAAGCGTAATTCAGCATATGCCTGAAAAACTGCAAAAAGACCCGACATGGCAATATTGGCTGGGCCGCAGCTTTGCCGCACAAGGCAAAAGCAGCCAAGCCAAAGAAATGTACGAAAAAGCCGCCGCTTCCGGCCGCAATTTCTACGCCGTAATGGCAGGTGAAGAATTGGGCCGCCGCATCAATACGCGCAACAACGTTTCCGATGCCGATGCCAAAGACGTCCGCCGCATGAGCGAAGACGGCGCCATCAAACGCGCATTGGTTCTGTTTAAAAACAGCCAAAGCAACGGCGACTCCAAAATGCGCCGTCAGGCACAGGCAGAATGGCGTTTTGCCACCCGCGACTTCAACGAAGACAACCTGCTGACTGCCGCACAAGTCGCTTTTGACAACCAGTTCTACGACATGGCAATCAACAGCGCAGACCGTACCGACCACAAACTCAACTACAAACTGCGCTACCTCTCTCCGTTTAAAGACCTGACCGTCCACTATGCCGCACAGGCAGGCGTTGACCCTGCATGGGTTTACGGTTTGATTCGCCAAGAGAGCCGCTTTGTCATGGGCGCTCAATCCAGCGTCGGCGCACAAGGCCTGATGCAGGTCATGCCTGCAACCGCCCGCGAAATCGCCGGTAAAATCGGCATGAGCAGCAGCGAACTCTACACCATGGATGGCAACATCCGCATGGGTACTTGGTACATGGCAGATGCCAAACGCCGCCTGCAAAATAACGAAGTAATGGCCACCGCAGGCTACAATGCCGGCCCCGGTCGTGCCCGCAACTGGCAGGCCTCTTCGCCTTTGGAAGGTGCCATCTATGCCGAGACCATCCCATTCACCGAAACCCGCGACTATGTGAAAAAAGTCATGACCAACGCGACTTATTACGCATCATTGTTCAACGAACCGCAAACTT
- a CDS encoding FxsA family protein — protein sequence MQYFGIGFLVLIFLEIMSIVWVADWLGGGWTLFLMALSFISGIFMLRHTGISGLLLAGAAVRSGQNISLYQMLWPIRYTAAAVFLLSPGFISTAVALLLLIPFKGNAAVSSTQSFQSRQTYSSAKDDEDIIEGEYTVTRTSKADKPQDYIEHKPD from the coding sequence ATGCAGTATTTTGGAATCGGTTTTTTGGTTTTAATCTTTTTGGAAATCATGTCCATCGTCTGGGTTGCCGACTGGCTTGGCGGCGGTTGGACGCTGTTTTTGATGGCTCTCAGCTTTATCAGCGGTATCTTTATGCTGCGCCATACCGGCATCTCCGGCCTATTGCTCGCAGGCGCAGCCGTCCGCAGCGGACAAAACATTTCCCTCTATCAGATGCTGTGGCCGATTCGCTATACTGCCGCCGCGGTTTTCCTACTCAGCCCTGGCTTTATTTCAACCGCCGTTGCCCTGCTCTTGCTGATTCCGTTTAAAGGCAATGCGGCCGTTTCTTCTACGCAGTCTTTCCAAAGCCGCCAGACTTACAGTTCCGCCAAAGATGATGAAGACATTATCGAAGGCGAATATACGGTTACGCGCACCAGCAAAGCCGACAAACCGCAAGACTATATCGAACACAAACCCGATTGA
- a CDS encoding polyamine aminopropyltransferase: MMNAHRTLIISVFIVASCGLAYELIIAALASYLLGDSILQFSSVIGLYLFSMGIGAHLTQYIKDKDVLHRFIEIELLVGIIGGISALALFVAFGLSAAPFRTLLYAFVLIVGMVVGMEIPLVMRVLNQKGAEFKELVSKVLTFDYLGALAVSLLFPLLLAPKLGMARSALLFGIFNAAVAYLTARVFKAELPRYRAIRTRAFIVLTALITLFVYADRISFKAEQSYFGDPVVYQSHSPYQRLVVTRWKDDTRLYINGNLQFSSRDEARYHEALVLPAMQMVPNAERVLILGGGDGLAAREVLKYPQVKNVTLVDLDPDMTATFKTSATLSALNQGSLSHPKMHVVNDDAAKWLEGSSEKFDVIIIDLPDPSNFSLGKLYSVPMYRLVARHLEPQGKIVVQSTSPYFAPNAYWSVVATLEAAKLNTAPYHVYVPSFGEWGFVLAGFDQNFPIPQKFDVPTRYLNAQTVAEMFRFPPDMARRKVEANYLNNQILVSYFESDWNNVMR; this comes from the coding sequence ATCATGAACGCCCACCGCACCCTCATCATCTCCGTTTTTATCGTCGCCAGCTGCGGCCTCGCTTACGAGCTCATCATCGCCGCGCTCGCAAGCTATCTTTTGGGCGACAGTATTTTGCAGTTTTCCTCCGTCATCGGGCTTTATCTGTTTTCAATGGGTATCGGCGCCCACCTGACCCAATACATCAAAGATAAAGACGTATTGCACCGCTTTATCGAAATCGAACTTCTGGTCGGCATCATCGGCGGCATTTCCGCGCTGGCATTATTCGTGGCCTTCGGTTTATCCGCCGCCCCATTCCGCACCCTACTCTACGCTTTTGTACTGATTGTCGGCATGGTTGTCGGTATGGAAATTCCTTTGGTCATGCGCGTGTTAAACCAAAAAGGGGCGGAATTTAAAGAACTCGTTTCCAAAGTATTGACCTTCGACTACTTGGGCGCACTCGCCGTCTCGTTATTATTTCCGCTTCTGCTCGCCCCCAAACTCGGCATGGCGCGTTCTGCCTTGTTGTTCGGCATTTTCAACGCCGCCGTCGCCTATCTGACCGCGCGCGTGTTCAAAGCCGAACTGCCCCGCTACCGCGCCATCCGCACGCGTGCGTTTATCGTATTGACCGCACTCATTACGCTCTTCGTCTACGCCGACCGTATTTCCTTTAAAGCCGAACAAAGCTATTTCGGCGATCCCGTTGTCTATCAAAGCCATTCACCCTACCAACGACTCGTCGTTACCCGCTGGAAAGACGACACCCGCCTCTATATCAACGGCAACCTACAATTCTCCTCACGCGATGAAGCCCGTTACCATGAAGCACTCGTCCTGCCTGCCATGCAGATGGTGCCAAACGCCGAACGCGTCCTGATTCTCGGCGGCGGCGACGGATTGGCGGCACGCGAAGTCTTGAAATATCCGCAGGTCAAAAATGTGACTTTGGTCGATCTCGACCCCGACATGACCGCTACTTTTAAAACCTCCGCCACCTTGAGCGCGCTCAACCAAGGTTCGCTGTCCCATCCCAAAATGCACGTCGTCAACGATGATGCCGCCAAATGGCTGGAAGGGTCGTCTGAAAAATTCGACGTTATCATCATCGACCTGCCCGACCCGTCCAATTTCTCGCTGGGCAAACTCTACTCCGTCCCCATGTACCGCCTCGTGGCCCGCCATCTTGAGCCGCAGGGTAAGATTGTTGTGCAATCGACTTCGCCTTATTTCGCACCCAATGCCTACTGGTCGGTCGTTGCCACCCTCGAAGCGGCCAAGTTGAATACCGCGCCCTATCACGTCTACGTCCCCTCCTTTGGCGAATGGGGATTTGTGTTGGCAGGGTTTGACCAAAACTTCCCTATTCCGCAAAAATTCGATGTACCCACCCGCTATCTTAATGCCCAGACTGTCGCCGAAATGTTCCGTTTTCCGCCCGATATGGCAAGGCGCAAGGTTGAAGCAAATTATTTGAACAACCAAATTCTCGTCAGTTATTTTGAAAGTGATTGGAACAATGTGATGCGATAG
- a CDS encoding porin, producing the protein MKKLPYLIATALIGSSISAAHAEPKMSGTIYLMTEVEHNNKTGVTNTTISDKSSSLYLSDEVRLNNDLWLKWQLGSFIYFDSDRWGGWGTADSYVALNSYKNLGTVKMGYISTPMNSIYLNPFDTNSSILEFGKISRFGQRRVSMAYESPWKNGFQFKFNVSPGSNAARNNNNWNPDKKRDGDWVFGWGVDYYHPNNGFNAHYAAEYAPNDSPTETKDFQAHAFMAGYSKDKISVDAAFQYAKNTCDGFSCWGPWEEEKNGKKIKHEDKEINNTKEFMVSGSYKIGNFKPQIGFAYGKSSIGEDYKHVAVSTDYSFSKRTTATLGAGWLKENVNPKYDEDLPKKSSYAVGMVFKHRY; encoded by the coding sequence ATGAAGAAGTTACCCTACCTTATTGCCACTGCACTCATCGGCTCTTCCATAAGCGCCGCCCACGCCGAACCTAAAATGAGCGGTACCATCTACCTCATGACCGAGGTCGAACACAACAATAAAACCGGCGTCACCAATACAACCATTTCCGATAAAAGTTCCAGTCTTTATCTCTCCGATGAAGTACGACTCAACAACGACTTATGGCTGAAATGGCAACTTGGCTCCTTTATTTACTTCGATTCTGACCGCTGGGGCGGCTGGGGCACTGCCGACTCATACGTCGCGCTCAACAGCTACAAAAACCTTGGTACCGTCAAAATGGGTTACATCAGTACACCCATGAACAGCATTTATCTGAACCCGTTCGACACCAACAGCTCGATTTTGGAATTCGGCAAAATTTCCCGCTTCGGCCAACGTCGTGTTTCCATGGCTTATGAGTCGCCTTGGAAAAACGGTTTCCAATTCAAATTCAACGTTTCCCCAGGTTCCAATGCCGCACGCAACAACAACAACTGGAATCCGGACAAAAAACGTGACGGCGACTGGGTCTTCGGCTGGGGTGTAGACTACTACCACCCCAACAACGGCTTTAACGCGCACTACGCCGCCGAATACGCACCCAACGACTCTCCGACCGAAACCAAAGACTTCCAAGCCCATGCATTCATGGCCGGATACAGCAAAGACAAAATCTCCGTCGATGCCGCGTTCCAATACGCCAAAAATACTTGCGACGGCTTCAGCTGCTGGGGGCCATGGGAGGAGGAAAAGAATGGTAAAAAAATAAAACACGAAGACAAAGAAATCAACAACACCAAAGAATTTATGGTATCGGGTTCATATAAAATCGGCAATTTCAAACCTCAAATCGGCTTCGCCTACGGTAAAAGTTCTATCGGCGAAGACTACAAACACGTCGCCGTCAGCACCGATTACAGCTTCTCCAAACGGACAACTGCCACACTCGGCGCCGGCTGGTTGAAAGAAAACGTCAATCCGAAATACGACGAAGATTTGCCGAAAAAATCTTCTTACGCAGTGGGCATGGTATTCAAACACCGCTATTAA
- a CDS encoding ABC transporter substrate-binding protein, translating to MAGKTYPLLAASLAAVFALSACSRDVKPAPEFKRTDYERVVVSNGVEPGTLDPQMSGDMAAGAIIRQLMDGLVGTDAEGKTIPALAEKWESEGERIWTFHLRDAKWSNGDPITAEDFVYSFRRLADPATGAPFGSYLVDAQVENAEDILNGKAKPETLGVKALDAKTLQFTLIAPVPYFPDMLIQQFTFPVHRATVEKYGNKWTQPGHYVSSGAYLLKDWKVNSHINMERNPNYYDKDKVAIPKAVFLSGSGEYNRYRANEIDVTYGIPSDQVKVADIEFPGQVKRTTSLCSWYLEPNHEAAPFNDPRVRKALNMLTRRDIVVKVGGRGDTPAFQLTPPQMQGVIPVYPEWKEWTPEKRIETARKLLNEAGYNDDHPLEFDILYSTSEASKKQITAVQSVWKAAIPFIRPTLSNEEWKTYLDTRAQGNFKVSFSGWCSDFNDPAGMLNILKSNNSNNAFRYKSAAFDTFMNNTLKDGVSKEARSRLYADAEKQLQEDAALIPLYHQVEVRMVKPDIIGYSDKDPLRNYTVKSWSFAPKK from the coding sequence ATGGCCGGAAAAACCTATCCGCTGTTGGCTGCATCATTGGCTGCCGTATTCGCGTTGTCGGCGTGCAGCCGCGATGTCAAGCCTGCTCCTGAGTTTAAACGTACCGATTATGAGCGCGTGGTGGTCAGCAACGGCGTCGAGCCGGGCACGCTGGACCCTCAGATGAGCGGCGATATGGCGGCCGGTGCGATTATCCGTCAGTTGATGGATGGTTTGGTCGGTACGGATGCCGAAGGCAAAACCATTCCTGCTTTGGCGGAAAAATGGGAGAGCGAGGGCGAGCGTATTTGGACCTTCCATCTGCGTGATGCCAAATGGAGCAATGGCGATCCGATTACTGCCGAAGATTTCGTGTACAGCTTCCGCCGTCTTGCCGATCCGGCCACTGGCGCACCTTTCGGCAGCTATTTGGTCGATGCCCAAGTGGAAAATGCGGAAGATATATTAAACGGCAAAGCCAAGCCTGAGACATTGGGCGTCAAGGCGTTGGACGCGAAGACCCTGCAATTTACGCTGATTGCGCCCGTGCCTTATTTCCCCGATATGCTGATTCAGCAATTCACTTTTCCGGTTCACCGCGCTACTGTTGAAAAATACGGCAACAAGTGGACGCAGCCTGGTCATTATGTTTCCAGTGGCGCTTATCTGTTAAAGGATTGGAAAGTCAACAGCCACATCAATATGGAACGCAATCCCAATTATTACGATAAAGACAAAGTGGCCATTCCGAAGGCGGTTTTCTTATCAGGCAGCGGCGAGTACAACCGTTATCGTGCCAATGAAATTGATGTGACTTACGGTATCCCCAGCGATCAGGTCAAAGTGGCGGATATTGAGTTTCCGGGACAAGTGAAACGTACAACTTCTTTGTGCAGCTGGTATTTGGAGCCGAACCACGAAGCGGCGCCGTTTAACGATCCGCGCGTCCGCAAGGCGCTCAATATGCTGACGCGCCGCGACATCGTCGTCAAAGTGGGCGGCCGCGGCGATACGCCTGCGTTCCAGTTGACGCCGCCGCAAATGCAGGGCGTGATTCCTGTTTATCCGGAGTGGAAAGAGTGGACGCCTGAAAAACGCATCGAAACCGCACGCAAACTGTTGAACGAAGCAGGCTACAACGATGACCATCCGCTTGAGTTCGATATTTTGTACAGCACCAGCGAAGCGTCCAAAAAACAAATTACTGCCGTGCAGTCGGTGTGGAAAGCCGCCATTCCGTTTATCCGTCCGACTTTGTCCAACGAGGAATGGAAAACTTATTTGGATACGCGCGCGCAAGGTAATTTTAAGGTTTCGTTCAGCGGCTGGTGTTCCGATTTCAACGATCCGGCGGGTATGCTCAATATCTTGAAATCCAACAACTCAAACAATGCATTCCGCTACAAAAGCGCGGCGTTTGACACATTTATGAACAATACGCTGAAAGATGGTGTCAGCAAGGAAGCGCGCAGCCGGCTTTATGCCGATGCGGAGAAGCAGCTTCAAGAAGACGCTGCACTGATTCCGCTGTATCATCAGGTTGAAGTGCGTATGGTTAAACCTGATATCATCGGCTATTCCGACAAAGACCCTTTGCGGAACTACACAGTGAAGAGCTGGTCGTTCGCACCGAAAAAATAG
- a CDS encoding aminopeptidase P family protein — protein MKSVQQRLSALREAMKKHGVDAFVIPSADPHLSEYLPEHWQARRDFSGFTGSAGTLVVTADKAGVWTDSRYWEQAGQQLAPNGIELQKMGVDAPYTEWLAQNLPEDAVVGAPADMFALSGERGLKQALAAKNIRLEYPETLLDEVWDDRPALPTPEIYVHHPDYVSETAAEKLARIRAAMKEQGADAHLVSSLDDIAWITNLRGDDVPFNPVFLSHLFISQDKAVLFTDAGRLKAESAEALKTAGFEVLPYAQAADYLAGVKGTLLIDPNKTAVGTLRRLPEDVRLIEAIHPSTFFKSVKSDADIAHIRNTMAEDGAALCGFFAEFEQILAEGGELSELDIDGMLYKHRSQRPGFISPSFDTIAGYNANAALPHYSATPENNSKIKGDGMLLIDSGGQYWGGTTDITRVVPVGNPSAAMKRDYTLVLKAHISLAETIFPENIKGPMIDAICRKSLWQAQCDYGHGTGHGVGYFLNVHEGPQSIAVAAVPQPHHAMKSGMLTSNEPGLYRPGKWGIRIESLVINRPVENPEETEFGKFLYFETVTLCPIDTRLIDTKLMTGSEIEWLNQYHAEVRRRLEPLTEGAAKAWLIERTEPLAR, from the coding sequence ATGAAATCTGTACAACAACGTTTGTCCGCTTTACGCGAAGCCATGAAAAAACATGGCGTGGACGCGTTTGTCATTCCTTCCGCCGATCCGCACCTTTCCGAATACCTGCCCGAGCATTGGCAGGCACGCCGCGATTTTTCCGGCTTTACCGGTTCGGCCGGCACTTTGGTGGTGACCGCCGATAAAGCAGGCGTGTGGACGGACAGCCGCTATTGGGAACAGGCAGGCCAACAGCTTGCGCCAAACGGCATCGAGCTGCAAAAAATGGGTGTTGATGCGCCTTATACCGAATGGTTGGCACAAAATCTGCCCGAGGACGCAGTGGTCGGCGCGCCTGCCGATATGTTCGCACTCAGCGGCGAGCGCGGTTTGAAACAGGCACTTGCCGCTAAAAACATCCGCCTCGAATATCCTGAAACCTTGTTGGACGAAGTATGGGACGACCGTCCTGCATTGCCGACTCCGGAAATCTACGTTCACCATCCCGACTATGTTTCCGAAACGGCGGCCGAAAAACTGGCCCGTATCCGTGCGGCCATGAAAGAGCAGGGCGCAGATGCGCATTTGGTTTCTTCTTTGGACGACATCGCTTGGATTACCAATCTGCGTGGCGATGATGTACCGTTCAACCCTGTGTTCTTGTCCCATCTGTTTATCAGCCAAGACAAAGCCGTATTGTTTACCGATGCAGGCCGTCTGAAAGCAGAATCTGCCGAAGCTTTGAAAACGGCAGGTTTTGAAGTATTACCTTATGCGCAAGCGGCGGACTATTTGGCAGGCGTTAAGGGCACATTGCTGATTGATCCGAACAAAACTGCTGTCGGCACTTTGCGCCGCCTGCCTGAAGACGTCCGTTTGATTGAAGCCATCCACCCAAGCACATTCTTCAAATCAGTCAAATCCGATGCCGACATCGCCCATATCCGCAATACCATGGCGGAAGACGGCGCGGCATTGTGCGGCTTCTTTGCCGAGTTTGAACAAATCTTGGCAGAAGGCGGCGAATTGAGCGAACTGGACATCGACGGCATGCTCTACAAACACCGCAGCCAGCGTCCCGGTTTTATTTCGCCAAGTTTCGACACCATCGCCGGCTACAATGCCAACGCCGCCTTGCCCCATTACAGCGCGACACCGGAAAACAACAGCAAAATCAAAGGCGACGGTATGCTGTTGATTGACTCCGGCGGCCAATACTGGGGCGGTACGACCGACATCACGCGCGTGGTGCCTGTCGGTAATCCGAGTGCGGCCATGAAGCGTGACTATACTTTGGTGTTGAAAGCGCATATTTCTCTGGCGGAAACCATTTTCCCTGAAAACATCAAAGGCCCGATGATTGATGCCATCTGCCGCAAATCGCTCTGGCAGGCGCAATGCGATTACGGTCACGGTACAGGTCATGGCGTGGGCTATTTCCTCAATGTGCATGAAGGTCCGCAAAGCATTGCCGTTGCCGCCGTGCCGCAACCGCATCACGCGATGAAGTCAGGCATGCTGACTTCCAACGAGCCGGGTCTTTACCGTCCGGGCAAATGGGGTATCCGTATCGAAAGCCTGGTAATCAACCGTCCGGTTGAAAACCCCGAGGAAACCGAGTTCGGCAAATTCCTGTATTTTGAAACCGTTACCCTCTGTCCAATCGATACGCGCCTGATCGATACCAAACTGATGACTGGCAGCGAAATCGAATGGCTGAACCAATATCACGCCGAAGTGCGCCGCCGTCTTGAGCCTTTGACAGAAGGCGCGGCCAAAGCATGGCTGATTGAACGCACCGAACCTTTGGCGCGTTAA
- the oppB gene encoding oligopeptide ABC transporter permease OppB codes for MLKFIIKRICASIPTMLVLITVSFFLMRLAPGSPFTGERNLPPAVMANIEAKYHLNDPMYLQYFHYLKQLAQGDLGPSFKYKDFSVNELLAQSLPVSAELGFYAFLIAAIFGMFIGIIAALKQNSWLDYSLMSGAMTGIVVPSFVMAPVLVLVFAVRLQWLPAGGWNDGALMNLILPVVTLSIGYVSSIARITRGAMIEVLNSPFIRTARAKGLPMSRIILRHALRPAMLPIVSFLGPAFVGIITGSIVIENVFGIPGIGQLFVNGALNRDYGMILGLTILVGIMTILFNAILDILYAIIDPKIRY; via the coding sequence ATGTTGAAATTCATCATCAAACGGATATGTGCTTCCATCCCGACCATGCTGGTGTTGATTACCGTATCTTTTTTCCTGATGCGGCTTGCACCGGGTAGCCCGTTCACAGGTGAACGCAATTTGCCGCCTGCGGTCATGGCCAACATCGAAGCCAAATACCACCTCAATGACCCGATGTACCTCCAATATTTCCACTACCTCAAGCAGTTGGCGCAGGGGGATTTGGGGCCGTCGTTCAAATATAAAGATTTCAGCGTTAATGAGTTGCTTGCCCAATCCCTGCCGGTATCGGCAGAACTTGGCTTCTACGCCTTTTTGATTGCCGCCATCTTCGGCATGTTTATCGGCATTATCGCCGCCTTAAAACAAAACAGCTGGCTGGATTATTCGCTAATGAGCGGCGCGATGACCGGTATCGTCGTTCCCAGTTTTGTGATGGCGCCGGTATTGGTGCTGGTGTTTGCCGTCAGACTGCAATGGCTGCCTGCAGGCGGCTGGAACGATGGCGCACTGATGAACTTGATTCTGCCTGTCGTTACTTTGTCCATTGGGTATGTGTCCAGTATCGCGCGGATTACGCGCGGCGCGATGATTGAAGTATTGAACAGCCCCTTTATCCGTACGGCACGCGCCAAAGGCCTGCCCATGAGCCGCATCATCCTGCGCCATGCTCTGCGTCCCGCCATGTTGCCGATTGTTTCTTTCTTAGGCCCGGCATTCGTCGGCATCATTACCGGCTCCATTGTGATTGAAAACGTGTTCGGTATTCCCGGCATCGGACAATTGTTTGTCAATGGCGCGCTCAACCGCGACTACGGCATGATTTTGGGTTTGACGATTTTGGTCGGCATCATGACCATTTTGTTCAACGCCATCCTCGATATTCTGTATGCCATTATTGACCCGAAAATCCGTTATTAA
- the oppC gene encoding oligopeptide ABC transporter permease OppC: MLFKKKQTQALAEAAEYAQVHGKSLWSDAWRRFKQNKAAVYSIIILLLISIFVIVAPWIVRYTYDFTDWDNMQIPPSFSTHHYLGTDLLGRDLLSRAATGGRISLLVGVAGALVAVVIGTLYGAIAGFIGGKLDSLMMRFLEILNAFPFMFFVILLTTFFGRNLLLIFAAVGLVSWLDVARIVRGQTLSLKHKEFVEAARVSGVAKRKIVTRHIIPNVLGVVMVYASLLVPGMIMFESFLSFLGLGVQEPMTSWGSMLQEGAISMEAAPWQLLVPSFFLVTTLFCFNFIGDGLRDALDPKDR, from the coding sequence ATGTTATTCAAAAAGAAGCAGACTCAGGCCCTCGCAGAGGCAGCAGAATACGCCCAAGTACACGGCAAAAGCCTGTGGAGCGACGCATGGCGGCGTTTTAAACAGAACAAAGCGGCGGTGTACAGCATTATCATCCTGTTGCTGATCAGCATTTTTGTGATTGTGGCGCCATGGATTGTCCGCTACACCTACGACTTCACCGACTGGGACAATATGCAGATTCCGCCGTCCTTTTCTACCCATCACTATCTGGGTACGGACTTGCTCGGCCGCGATTTGCTGTCGCGCGCGGCAACCGGCGGACGTATTTCCTTGCTGGTCGGTGTGGCCGGCGCATTGGTGGCCGTTGTCATCGGTACGCTTTATGGCGCGATTGCCGGCTTTATCGGCGGTAAGCTCGATTCGCTGATGATGCGCTTTTTGGAAATTTTGAACGCGTTTCCGTTTATGTTTTTCGTGATTCTGCTGACTACGTTCTTTGGCCGCAACTTGCTTTTGATTTTTGCCGCCGTGGGTTTGGTGTCTTGGTTGGACGTGGCGCGTATCGTGCGCGGTCAAACCTTGAGCTTGAAGCATAAAGAGTTTGTCGAAGCGGCGCGTGTGAGCGGCGTGGCGAAACGTAAAATCGTAACGCGCCACATTATTCCGAATGTTTTGGGCGTGGTGATGGTGTATGCCTCTTTGCTGGTGCCGGGCATGATTATGTTTGAATCCTTTTTGAGCTTCTTGGGTTTGGGTGTGCAAGAGCCGATGACCAGTTGGGGTTCGATGTTGCAAGAAGGTGCGATTTCGATGGAGGCCGCACCATGGCAGCTGCTCGTGCCGAGTTTCTTCTTGGTAACCACTTTGTTCTGTTTCAACTTTATCGGTGACGGCCTGCGCGATGCGCTCGACCCGAAAGACCGCTAA